GCTTCAGAATGTGTTGGTCCTTCACCAGACTCTTCTGTGCTTCTGTTCTCGAGTCCTGCAGAAGTGACCAGTAGATCTTCTGCCATTCGGTCCTGGATGCTTCAGGATATCTCCTTTTGCACAGTTCCACTTTCTCTTTTAACTTCTCTTGTTGAATATGAAGGATCGTTCTCTCGACATCGTCGTAGATGTGGTCAGTGTAGTGAGTCCCGTCGTTATCGTGCACCATCTGCTCCACTTTCTCCATGAACTCTTTGAACTGTCTGTAGCTTGGTGCCTTGTTGTTTAAGCAGTAGTAGCGATTTCCACATCTGGCTACTAAGTCTCTGAGAGCAGGGTCTCCATCCTGAAGGAACTGACTGATGCTCTGCTTCATGTTGTCTTTATACGTAAAGAGAATCATTGTGTATCTGTCTGCGTTCTGGAAGGTCTTTTTGATTTCATCCACAGTGCTCCTCTCCTCCTGGGTGAAGCGTACAGCTAAACTGATGACTATGAGGAAAACGTGAGGTCCTGGAGACGAATAGCTCAAACAGTTCATTATCTCTATGATCACATCCTCCTTATTGAGCTGGGTATCAAAAATTCCAGGTGTGTCGATGATGGAGATTTGTTTACCACCTCGTAAGAGCTTGTGAGAACTACACTCTCTGGTTTGTGAGGTGGAGTTAGAAGCTGACTGGAACATGTTTCTTCCCAGAATGCTGTTTCCAGATGCACTCTTCCCAACTCCAGTCTTTCCCAGAAGCACCATTCTCAGCTGGGGAACTTGTTGATCAGGCTGGATATCTTCTGCACCTTCTGCACCTGAAACTACACAGacgttaaactgttaaactaaTGTTTCTCCACCTGTCAGGATGTTAGTCCATCTTTCATCTTCACAGAAAACTGCAGCTCTGAAATCATTTGAACAGAATTATTTTTTGGTGAAACATCATGTCAGTTTTCTTGTCTGACTCTAAaacccaataataataataactagaatgtacatttcctgaagaaaatgtgaatggtgcttgcacgtggcaagtgttttgatatacgacatgtccgtgttgtgctaactttttgattttgcttattttgggggcggggctacacgtgacgtcagttcccctcatcgtgctgagtgttttgatacatgacatgtccatgttgtgcttattttggggcggggctacacgtgaaaTCGCGTGAATAcctggtggggtgccaatacttttggacaaaagttgctactgaaataaaactttgtccaaggtcctaaaggagctggtcgagttcggtgtaaatcgctcgaaaacttgccgagttataaagctccaaaatttataatggaagtctacggaaaaaaaaaacccctctgagcttccgtaccgggaattccggaattccgattgcttataaaagtcatagcacacctgtcctcaatgagccggtcgatttgacacctcattcatgggtctaggacaaaagctgcgggacaagttacgtgccgaaaaagtgtccggcacaataataagaatgttgctttgcaagcaccattaattattattattaataataataataataataataataataataataataataataataataataataacatcccTATTATTATAAGTAGATTATGGATCTTACACATGATGTTCATCTGTATACTGGACCTTCTCTTCTGGTTCATGATAAACTGCCCTCCGTTCTCGCTCACCATGGAGGTAATTTTACACAGTAACTCAGTGACTTGTGTCTGCTCTGTGATGATGTTATTAAAAACATGGCTTTTGTTGCCACAGTCTTTAAGCAGCTGCTTGAGCTCACGTTCTCCGTTCTTCTCTACAAGCTTTGCAACCGTCTCGTTCTCCTCCAGCTCGTCTCCTCGTGTGAACAGAACTATGATGAACCTCTGAACATCAGGATTGAACAGTGCTTTAATAAAGTCCAGTGTCTCCTGCTCACTCTGCAGCTCATCTGCAACAGGAAGCACCAGTAGTACAGCATGAAGACCAGACTGACACAGAGATAGCAGTTTGTCTTCCTCTCGGTGGAGCTCGTCTTCTGTGACGTCTGGATCCAGCAGGTCTGGGGTGTcgatcacacacaccttccttcCTGCAACATGGCAGGTGTGTTCTCTACATGTTTTAGTCACTTTCTCTTTGTAGCGTTTTGGGCTGATGAACACTTTTTCCCCCAGTATTGTGTTTCCTGAGGAGCTTTTCCCAGATCCACTTTTACCTAACAGTAAGATCCTCACGTCTGCTGTGGAACCTGGAATAAAGTCTGAGTGAACGTTAAGGTGtattttatatcacacacacacacacacacacacacacacacacacacacacacacacacacacacacacacacacatatacatacacacacacacacacttacacacacacacacacacacacacatatatacatacacacacacacacacatatatatacatacacacgcacacacacacacacacatatacatacacacacacacacacacacacacacacatatatacatacacacgcacacacacacacacacacacacacacacacacacacacatatatacacacacacacacacacacacacacacacacacacatatatatacatacacacgcacacacacacacatatacatacacacacacacacacacacacacacacatatatacatacacacacacacacacacacacacacacacacacacacacacacacacatatatacacacacacacacacacacacacacacacacacacacacacatatatatacacacacacacacacacacacacacacacacacacacacacacacacacacagtatgcatgCAAGACACAATTACTGTAATCTGCCCCAAGCTCTCTGTAATAAAAGTTTGATAAGATATCTTTAACAAACCTTGAGCAAAGTCTGCAGTCGCCATTtcctgaaaaacagaaaaacaaattcattacattctgtttttattaaatctgggcataaattaaattaaaataagccagaggcctgtgtgtgtgtgtgtgtgtgtgtgtgtgtgtgtgtgtgtgtgtgtgtgtgtatgtatgtatgcatgtatgtgtatttatgtatgtgtgtgtgtgtgtgtttgtatatgtgtgtgtgtgtgtgtgtgtatgtgtgtgtgtgtgtgtgtgtgtgtgtgtgtgtgtgtgtgtgtgtgtgtgtgtgtgtgtgtgtgtgtgacaaataaaatctgattatCTGACAAACAACTTGAATATTAATTTAGTTTCCAAACAGTATCACGAAAACtcaattatttcttttctctataCAATGAGGTTAGAACAAATCTACCTGTTTGTCTTAAAACATTTGtcagtaaataaaacatatcaATGTTTAAAGCAGTCACTATCACTAGAGtgtactaactaactaacatgGGTTTTAACCccatttatattacagatataaCAGACGATCTAACCAGATGCCACATATTTACACCAGTTttataaaacatacattttacaaaaaacaaTTAGTACTTACTAAATTTCCTTTTTAGTGCTCTTATTGTGAAATGATAGTCCTTATACATGCCGAGTGAGAACTCACATAAACTCAGTGTTGGGATCTTGTTTTGTGACTGGATGTTCCAGTTACAAAACAAGTTATGGATGTTTTTGTGTCACCAAATGAGTTATGGATGCTTTTGTGTCACTGAAGGTGTGTCTACAGGTGTGTAGATGTTCCACCCTGTGTCTGTGCAGTCAGGGCTACAGTACTGCTGCTTCATGTATACAGAACCTTAAACTTATtacattactgtaaatatattcatGTATTACATATTTCTAATGTACAAATAATAATAGAGTTTATTTAGcacaaaacaatttaaagtCACTTCTCTACTCAGCTATGATAGCTTTTACCTGACCCACAAAATTAGACAAAGACAAGACCACATGTAGCTGGTCATGGTTGTACATTATAATGCTGATTTGAttagaaaagtgctttaaaaagcagactaaacatgaacaaaaactCTCTTATCACAGgtacaaactgtatatagaTCTCATGTATACTATTAAACAGTGATCCAGTCTCACCACTGATCACCACAGAGCAGATCCACTCATCTGAGCACTGGACTGGTGTATGGTGGCAGAATTTAGTAAATGATGACAACATAAGTCAGTGGTTATGTgttggacacaaacacacacactaacactcagttggacactaacacacacactgacactcagttggacacaaacacacacacaaacactcagttggacacaaacacacacacaaacactcagttggacactaaaacacacacagtaacacacagtaacacacacaaccacccggttggacacacacacacacacacacacacgcactaacaCACTAGGGCTGAAACGATTCCTCGAGTAACTCGAGTACAAAAATGTATCGaggcaaattcctctgcctcaaagcctcttttaattcattttaaagctcacgtcacgttcttgtgtgtgtgtgtgtgtgtgtgtgtgtgtgtgtgtgtgtgtgtgtgtgtgtgtgtgtgtgtgtgtgtgtgtgtgtgtgtgtgtgtgtgtgtgtgtgtgtgtgtgtgtgacaacgcGCTTACGTCAAAGCTGAACGTACATTGCTAAAATGTGACGCTGGCCCTTTAAGAAACAGAAGTGTAATACGACCGGAAAGGTTTGGTGGATTCCGGTGAACAGCGCGCATTACAGCGTGTTCAGACTGGTGCACGTGCAGTGGAGAGTTTAGCCATATAACACAAGGTAATAATAGAAATAGGAACAAAATAGGAAACTATTGTGAGTTAAACACTTACTGAGAATTTCTGTTATTCTGATGGTTGTGTATTTGGCGGCTTGACAGCGAGTTTGGTTGGGATACATCTCGTGTGGTGTGTAAAAAACACGGAATTGTTTCTCAAAAAGCGCAAGTGGTTAAATGTAAACCATAAAAGAGACGGTTTAGAATCAGTCTGGTGTAATGTTATGTTCACCAGTGATCCGCCAAGTCTGGCATAGGCtgtaattgtgtgtgcatgtgccagAGCTGGGATAAAAAGTAAGTTGGAGACATTAAGTCATTTCATTCTAGTTGTTTACCATGCTGTAATACCTAGGTTTAAGTGGACaagtgttgtgtagtgatgtgtaaggtttaaactgtattatgtattaatcACACAATGTAACATGTTGTAAAGGATGTACTCTCATGTTACTTAAGCAGCCTTATTTAGTCTTCTGTGCAGATGTTATATATGTGTTATATTCTTTGTTTTCTAACATCAGGGGCTGCTACCGTTGTCTATGTTAGGGCTATATTGTCTATGTTGTCTACGTTAGGTCCATGTTGTCTGTTAGGCTTAGGTTAGATCTATGTTAGTTGGGTAAAAAGTGATCTATGCAATGTTATGAGGGAAGCTAACTTCTTGATTGTCAACAAAATTGATTGTTTACTAAATCCTACCTTTCTAATTCCATCTCCTCCAAAGTTTGCATACTTAATGCTGCACTGTTCAACATGCAGTCTGAAATAAAAGATccctgtttaatttatatttccTGTGTCCGGTGTCATTACTATTCCATCTCCCcggctacatatatatattttgtgattattatttttttttatttttgattattattaatgccaTAAACCAACAATACAATGAGATGTATTATTTAAAGTACAAATACACAGcaactaaaataaaagaaatgacaaCAATTCCAGAGGACAAGAACaaaattataacaaacaaaatctGCTTACAATATTATAAGCTCGAATTGCCTTTTTGCTTCGACAAttacacaaaacagaacaataaagtttgaaatcatttataaagcaaagaaaatgtgGTTTGGAGTCAGACCACTTCATTTTATGAATGTGAAATTTtctcattaataataatctgcCTATTTTAAAAGAGacttcttttactttattattaacatagaaTTTATCCACCGTTCCCCAAGCTTTACGTCAATTCACATCCCCAAACACAGAAGACCAGAAAACAAGAGCTGGAGGctaaacaatattattaagtAAATTCCTAATATAGTTGGgtgtccccgtgcctcgggggtttcctccgggtactccggtttcctcccccagtccaaagacatgcatggtaggttgattggtgtctctggaaaattgtccgtagtgtgtgagtgtgtgtgtgtatttttgtatagGATGTCTTTGTTGTTCCAAATATATCTCCTAGGTGAAAAAAGTTATGCTTATAGGCCAGTGTCCATGCCATGAGAGCTTGTTTATGAAATTTTACAAGCTTAACCGGTATTTTTTAGATTGAAtaattacactttaataaaaatgagaggTCACCCAATTGCTTGAATACATAGTTGGGAAATGAGTTCCAAATACTATctttatcttttaaatattgaaaaagccaatttatttttatatacattgtTTAAAGCATCATAACTCAACACCTCTAAACCACCATGATCTttggaaatgaataaaacaaagctTGTTTTTCCAAATAAACGCAAAAAGAATTTTATCTAATTGTTtggtaaacacaaacacacacacacacacacacacacacacacacacagacacaaacacacacacaaacacacacacacacacacacagacacaaacacacacacagacacaaacacaatacacctGAACTCTAACCcccaaaccccacacacacacacacacacacaaacacacacacagacacacaaacacacacacacacacatacacaaacatacacacacacatacacacacaaacatatacacacacacacacacatgcacacacacacacacagacagacacacacacagacacacacacacacagacacacacacacacagacacatacacacacacagacacaaacacacaaacatacacagacagacacacacacacacacagacacatacacacacacagacacaaacacaaacatacacagacagacacacacacacacacacacacacatacacacacacagacacaaacacaaacacacaaacatacacagacacacacacacacacacacacagacacatacacacacacagacacaaacatacacagacagacacacacacacacacacagacacatacacacacacagacacaaacacacaaacatacacagacagacacacacacacacacacatacacacacacagacacaaacacaaacacacaaacatacacagacacacacacacacacacacacacacacacacacacacacacacagtgacttaCTTTGGGTGAGAAGCAGTTGACTCTAAGCAGCAGTTCTTCAGCACAGGACTGAGAGCTCAGGTTTGTTGGGTTTGTGCTCATTAAGTGATGATCCAGCACGACTCCATCCTCCACACCACACAAGCAGGGAGATAATCACTTTCAGTTCACTTCCATTTACAGTGTGACGTGATCACTACAGGAAAGTTCATTACACTAAGGTTTAGCACCAATACCCACTAAAcaccctgagtgtgtgtgaggtggagaTCAGACAATAAGCTCTTTACTGTAACTACTTACTCCTGGTCTCTTttatagtgtgttgtgtttatactctatattatattatactctatattatattatactctatattatattatactctatattatattatactctatattatattatattatattatactctatattatattatattatactctatattatattatattatattatactgtatattatattatattatattatattatactgtatattatattatattatattatattatattatactgtatattatattatattatactgtatattatattatattatgtctctattattttatagatttgCATTTCTTACTCTTTGCTGCTGAAACAaaccattgtgggacgaataaaggtttatctcatcttatctcatctcatatctcatcttatcttaaTTGTTTCCTGAATGTTTGAAGGCCACTGCAGAACAGAACCAGAAGCTACTCAGTAACTGGACCTGTGAAGGTTAAAGAGGTTTAAATTTATCTCACAGCTTTCTATTATATAACGTTAACCGAGACCTtgttagtcgtgtgtgtgtgtatgtgtgtgtgtgtgtgtatgtgtgtgtgtgtgtgtatgtgtgtgtgtgtgggtgtgtgtgtgtttccccacCAGGGTGTATAACGCAGCTTCACAGTCTTTGAATGTTGGATCTGGAAGCATTTTCTCATCCAGTGGATAAAACCAGTTTTTTCTGGAGTCACAGATGTCGTCACATGTGACCAGAAATCTGGGTAAATTCTGTAATAAACAGAGTAAAAACTCTCCATGTAAACACacctgtatctgatgctgagaagctagttgatgccttcatgacctctagactggactattgtaatgcattactaggtggttgtcctgcatctttaataaataggttacagttagtcctaaatgcagctgccagagttctcactaggacaagaaagtatgacctttaaccccaatgttatcatctctacactggctacctgttaagtttagaactgattacaaactgctgctacttacgtacaaggctcttaatggtttagctcccatgtataaaaactcatctctttagtcaggcgtacacataatacatcccataatattgtgctctattacatcagaccaaatgcacattatcatctagtgcttgttaatattataaacagcagctacattaatttctctccactgcttctctctttctacacatCACGAGGCTTCCAGACACTGTATcagctctgatcgtcttctgtgtgatgaagattttggacgtccactgagacgaggacgactctgtgaggatcctgagacatctacagatctacagctccagttagactctgttacactaaagaggagatgtgactccatgtggtcttttacaccaacacaacacttatcagactgtatatatataatcaaacccccagtgtcacccagatgaggatgaggttatataatcacacccccagtgtcacccagatgaggatgaggttatataatcacacccccagtgtcgcccagatgaggatgaggttatataatcacacccccagtgtcacccagatgaggatgaggttatataatcacacccccagtgtcacccagatgaggatgaggttatataatcacacccccagtgtcacccagatgaggatgaggttatataatcacacccccagtgtcacccagatgaggatgaggttatataatcacacccccagtgtcacccagatgaggatgaggttcccctttgagtctggttcctctcaaggttccttcctttaccatctaagggagtttttcctccccacagtcacctgagtcacctcagacttgttcattggggataaatacatacacattgtgaactaaatctatctaatattaaatcttgaattttgtattatattaatctttatatttaccttttgttctatgtttatgttctgtaaagctgctttgagacaacgtcaattgtaaaaagtgctacaaATAAACTGTGACCTTGGTGACCTGGTgctggtattattattattattattattattattattattattattattattattattattattattattaataactgatgttgtgttacatacagagtgttcAGTTCACAGATaaattcccacaatgcaccatgATATGCTGTGTACTCACCAATAAGGGCACAAAATGCCCATAATGCACTGCGTTGTGTTGGGGTAATGTTCAGTAAAAGTATCACAGAGATGATAATCTCTAAGTGAAGTTTACTTACAGGTGAACTGGTCGTCTCCTGTGCTGATGTACATCCAATGATCTGCATTAATAACACTGCTAGGGTCACCACTGCTCTCCTGAGTGTCCACATCTCCTGTCTCCTGGGTGTCCACATCTCCTGTCTCCTGGGTGTCCACATCTCCTGTCTCCTGGGTGTCCACATCTCCTGTCTCCTGGGTGTCCACATCTCCTGTCTCCTGGGTGTCCACATCTCCTGCCTAAGTAggatataataatgtatatgtgataaaCCCTGATGACAGTTAATCCAGTGCCCACCTTCACACCCACAGACTGGCACTGATTAAATGTTTCCAGGTCACTGCACTTATGTTCTTCTTTAGTTTATGTGTTACACACGTCTTTGCCCCATCCTCATTTTGTCtttatgtcacacacacacacacacacacacacacacacacacacacacacacacacacacacacacacacacatacacacacacacacaccccttctcTCAAGcccccaaaccacacacacacacacacacacacacacacacacacacacacacacacacacacacacacacacacacacacacccctgcactCAAGcccccaaaccacacacacacacacacacacacacacacacacacacacacacacacacacacacacacacacacacctctacattATCTGGTGTGTTTTTACAGAGATGTAGATGCTGTTGTAATAAActgtgttattttctttctgtattgTTTCACTTTAGTAGCATGTTTTACTCACCGTgatctcacttcctgtttatctACTTCAGGAGAAAAGCAGTGAAGGTCAAACACCTgctgaattaaataaaacccGATTGGCCAAAAATAGCTCCATAAAAACACAACCGATATACAACAGAATCTGAAAGACATTAAACACATCAGGAGCCCACCTGAAGATCAGCCACACTGGTGTTTACATAAAGCTTAAAGAGATAAAGTGAAAGAGATAGTgatagtgagagtgtgtgtgcagtaagaTGTAATGGTGAGACACGTGGAGGAAGTGAAGAACTGGGTGTTGTCTCTTCACACCTCAGTGCTCTCCATCTGGAGCTCAGGGTTCTGTCTGATTGTTCTCTATGAGACTATGTGGGTTTCCTTCAGAGACTTTCCTCTGTCCTAATACACGAAGGAAGGAAAAGTTAGGTTTAAcctagggtgtgtgtgtgtgtgtgtgtgtgtgtgtgtgtgtgtgtgtgtgtgtgtgtgtgtgtgtgtgtgtgcgtgtgtgtcatgTGCTGTTGTAACCTGTACGTTAGATTCACATAAAAGAAAAGGAGGGAAAATATTTACTAGGTCTGAGATCACCAAAAAATTTACTTTACATGAATAACAATTTATATTAATGTCTGTAGTCCCGGGTTcggggtctcacacacacacaatctttaagAATAGTGTGTCTGCACTTATATAAGATCTCATCTTATTTAGTATAACTGTTTGAATAAAGGCACAATTCACCCGAgtgaatattaatttatttactctttttttcttttaaacatcttacattataaaattaaaatacaccAAAATTATACAGGGTATTAGAATGATTGAACCTTACCTAATGCAATGAAACAAGTTCAGACTTGTATTTACACAGAGATTCACGAGGATTGATTAAGTTGCAGCGCACCACTAGGGGGCGCACAAGTGACGCAACCATTTCatttcacatatatatatatgcacaaacacacacacacacacacacatatatatatatgcacaaacacacacacacacacacacacacacacacacacacacacacacacatatatatgcacaaacacacacatatatatgcacaaacacacacacacacacacacacacatatatatatatatatgcacaaacacacacacatatagatgtGTGACAGCTATATTTGATCAATCAGTTCAATTATTTGAGTGGGTTACACTGGGtctggaaaaaaacacatttattaatggatttcagaaacattttccacacatatatatatatatatatataaatacatacac
The Tachysurus fulvidraco isolate hzauxx_2018 chromosome 7, HZAU_PFXX_2.0, whole genome shotgun sequence DNA segment above includes these coding regions:
- the LOC113641894 gene encoding immune-associated nucleotide-binding protein 4-like isoform X4; the encoded protein is MSTNPTNLSSQSCAEELLLRVNCFSPKEMATADFAQDFIPGSTADVRILLLGKSGSGKSSSGNTILGEKVFISPKRYKEKVTKTCREHTCHVAGRKVCVIDTPDLLDPDVTEDELHREEDKLLSLCQSGLHAVLLVLPVADELQSEQETLDFIKALFNPDVQRFIIVLFTRGDELEENETVAKLVEKNGERELKQLLKDCGNKSHVFNNIITEQTQVTELLCKITSMVSENGGQFIMNQKRRSSIQMNIMFSGAEGAEDIQPDQQVPQLRMVLLGKTGVGKSASGNSILGRNMFQSASNSTSQTRECSSHKLLRGGKQISIIDTPGIFDTQLNKEDVIIEIMNCLSYSSPGPHVFLIVISLAVRFTQEERSTVDEIKKTFQNADRYTMILFTYKDNMKQSISQFLQDGDPALRDLVARCGNRYYCLNNKAPSYRQFKEFMEKVEQMVHDNDGTHYTDHIYDDVERTILHIQQEKLKEKVELCKRRYPEASRTEWQKIYWSLLQDSRTEAQKSLVKDQHILKLAKMFGELRTTSEEKSAAINAALDEGLSTVQVLQTAYRATVQLAKQKICAVQ
- the LOC113641894 gene encoding GTPase IMAP family member 8-like isoform X3, with translation MWTPRRQEMWTPRRQEMWTPRRQEMWTPRRQEMWTPRRQEMWTLRRAVVTLAVLLMQIIGCTSAQETTSSPNLPRFLVTCDDICDSRKNWFYPLDEKMLPDPTFKDCEAALYTLDGVVLDHHLMSTNPTNLSSQSCAEELLLRVNCFSPKEMATADFAQDFIPGSTADVRILLLGKSGSGKSSSGNTILGEKVFISPKRYKEKVTKTCREHTCHVAGRKVCVIDTPDLLDPDVTEDELHREEDKLLSLCQSGLHAVLLVLPVADELQSEQETLDFIKALFNPDVQRFIIVLFTRGDELEENETVAKLVEKNGERELKQLLKDCGNKSHVFNNIITEQTQVTELLCKITSMVSENGGQFIMNQKRRSSIQMNIMFSGAEGAEDIQPDQQVPQLRMVLLGKTGVGKSASGNSILGRNMFQSASNSTSQTRECSSHKLLRGGKQISIIDTPGIFDTQLNKEDVIIEIMNCLSYSSPGPHVFLIVISLAVRFTQEERSTVDEIKKTFQNADRYTMILFTYKDNMKQSISQFLQDGDPALRDLVARCGNRYYCLNNKAPSYRQFKEFMEKVEQMVHDNDGTHYTDHIYDDVERTILHIQQEKLKEKVELCKRRYPEASRTEWQKIYWSLLQDSRTEAQKSLVKDQHILKLAKMFGELRTTSEEKSAAINAALDEGLSTVQVLQTAYRATVQLAKQKICAVQ
- the LOC113641894 gene encoding GTPase IMAP family member 8-like isoform X1 is translated as MWTPRRQEMWTPRRQEMWTPRRQEMWTPRRQEMWTPRRQEMWTLRRAVVTLAVLLMQIIGCTSAQETTSSPNLPRFLVTCDDICDSRKNWFYPLDEKMLPDPTFKDCEAALYTLDGVVLDHHLMSTNPTNLSSQSCAEELLLRVNCFSPKEMATADFAQGSTADVRILLLGKSGSGKSSSGNTILGEKVFISPKRYKEKVTKTCREHTCHVAGRKVCVIDTPDLLDPDVTEDELHREEDKLLSLCQSGLHAVLLVLPVADELQSEQETLDFIKALFNPDVQRFIIVLFTRGDELEENETVAKLVEKNGERELKQLLKDCGNKSHVFNNIITEQTQVTELLCKITSMVSENGGQFIMNQKRRSSIQMNIMFSGAEGAEDIQPDQQVPQLRMVLLGKTGVGKSASGNSILGRNMFQSASNSTSQTRECSSHKLLRGGKQISIIDTPGIFDTQLNKEDVIIEIMNCLSYSSPGPHVFLIVISLAVRFTQEERSTVDEIKKTFQNADRYTMILFTYKDNMKQSISQFLQDGDPALRDLVARCGNRYYCLNNKAPSYRQFKEFMEKVEQMVHDNDGTHYTDHIYDDVERTILHIQQEKLKEKVELCKRRYPEASRTEWQKIYWSLLQDSRTEAQKSLVKDQHILKLAKMFGELRTTSEEKSAAINAALDEGLSTVQVLQTAYRATVQLAKQKICAVQ
- the LOC113641894 gene encoding GTPase IMAP family member 8-like isoform X2 — translated: MWTPRRQEMWTPRRQEMWTPRRQEMWTPRRQEMWTPRRQEMWTLRRAVVTLAVLLMQIIGCTSAQETTSSPDGVVLDHHLMSTNPTNLSSQSCAEELLLRVNCFSPKEMATADFAQDFIPGSTADVRILLLGKSGSGKSSSGNTILGEKVFISPKRYKEKVTKTCREHTCHVAGRKVCVIDTPDLLDPDVTEDELHREEDKLLSLCQSGLHAVLLVLPVADELQSEQETLDFIKALFNPDVQRFIIVLFTRGDELEENETVAKLVEKNGERELKQLLKDCGNKSHVFNNIITEQTQVTELLCKITSMVSENGGQFIMNQKRRSSIQMNIMFSGAEGAEDIQPDQQVPQLRMVLLGKTGVGKSASGNSILGRNMFQSASNSTSQTRECSSHKLLRGGKQISIIDTPGIFDTQLNKEDVIIEIMNCLSYSSPGPHVFLIVISLAVRFTQEERSTVDEIKKTFQNADRYTMILFTYKDNMKQSISQFLQDGDPALRDLVARCGNRYYCLNNKAPSYRQFKEFMEKVEQMVHDNDGTHYTDHIYDDVERTILHIQQEKLKEKVELCKRRYPEASRTEWQKIYWSLLQDSRTEAQKSLVKDQHILKLAKMFGELRTTSEEKSAAINAALDEGLSTVQVLQTAYRATVQLAKQKICAVQ